The following coding sequences lie in one Paramormyrops kingsleyae isolate MSU_618 chromosome 15, PKINGS_0.4, whole genome shotgun sequence genomic window:
- the LOC111844594 gene encoding growth arrest and DNA damage-inducible protein GADD45 beta, whose translation MTLEEVVGCNITDKKMENVGQALEELLVAAQRQSCLTVGVYESAKLMNVDPDSVVLCVLATDEEDEDDIALQIHFTLIQAFCCDNDINILRVSGLGRLAEVLGEPTTADSNANEPKDMHCILVTSPHVDTLKCQALKEVGTYCQESRGKNQWIPYLTLQER comes from the exons ATGACTCTGGAAGAAGTCGTTGGATGCAATATTACTGACAAAAA aaTGGAAAACGTGGGTCAAGCATTGGAGGAATTGTTGGTTGCTGCCCAGCGGCAGAGCTGTCTCACCGTTGGAGTATACGAATCTGCAAAGCTGATGAATGT TGATCCGGACAGCGTGGTGTTGTGTGTCCTCGCCACTGATGAGGAGGACGAGGACGACATCGCACTGCAGATTCACTTCACTTTGATCCAAGCCTTTTGCTGCGACAACGACATTAATATCTTGCGCGTCTCCGGCTTGGGGCGGCTGGCAGAGGTCCTCGGAGAGCCAACCACCGCCGATAGCAACGCCAACGAGCCGAAGGATATGCACTGCATACTAGTCACT AGTCCTCATGTCGACACGCTTAAGTGCCAAGCGCTGAAGGAAGTGGGCACCTACTGCCAGGAGAGTCGTGGCAAAAACCAGTGGATACCTTACCTGACCCTGCAGGAACGCTGA